In a single window of the Candidatus Bathyarchaeum sp. genome:
- a CDS encoding MBL fold metallo-hydrolase, translated as MFEAPLIPSKANVSKSGAIRLGKHVACDAYDETRPIRVVTHAHSDHMVGVGKSLKNCEVTLMTPATKDLIDALKGPHWLARGPVKTLDFGEKFTYEDETLTFHYADHILGTAQTLVEDKDQTRMLYTSDFRYSRTPLVETDILVMEATYGDPVRVRPFNMMVEGMLVSMVEQGLKKGPVYVFGYHGKLQKMMQILYEAKIKTPFIVPEKIFKVSKICERHGMKLGKQLLDFDSGKAQSILSKNESSVVFYHSYSRKKVENEALQIHASGWEFKKPCRRVGTNKFVVALSDHSDFNELLEYVERCNPKLVITDKHRSEAANIFAKEIQKRLKIPARAAPN; from the coding sequence TTGTTTGAGGCGCCACTTATTCCTTCAAAAGCTAATGTAAGTAAATCAGGTGCAATCCGTTTGGGTAAACATGTTGCATGTGACGCCTACGATGAGACAAGACCCATCAGAGTCGTTACTCACGCTCACTCTGATCACATGGTTGGAGTTGGAAAGAGCCTAAAAAATTGTGAAGTAACCTTAATGACTCCTGCGACTAAAGACCTAATCGACGCCCTTAAAGGTCCTCACTGGTTAGCTCGGGGCCCGGTGAAAACCCTTGATTTTGGTGAAAAATTTACATATGAAGATGAAACCTTGACCTTTCATTATGCTGATCACATTTTGGGAACTGCACAAACTCTTGTTGAAGATAAAGACCAAACTCGAATGCTGTATACGAGCGATTTTCGATACTCCCGAACTCCATTGGTGGAAACAGACATACTAGTTATGGAAGCAACCTACGGCGACCCCGTTCGGGTTAGACCTTTTAATATGATGGTTGAAGGCATGCTGGTTTCCATGGTGGAACAAGGTTTGAAAAAAGGGCCAGTATACGTTTTTGGTTATCATGGCAAGCTTCAAAAAATGATGCAAATACTGTACGAAGCAAAAATTAAAACACCTTTTATTGTTCCCGAAAAAATTTTCAAAGTATCAAAGATATGTGAACGCCACGGAATGAAACTAGGCAAACAACTTCTTGATTTCGACTCTGGAAAAGCTCAGTCGATTTTATCTAAAAATGAATCTTCTGTTGTTTTTTATCATTCTTATTCCAGAAAAAAAGTTGAAAATGAGGCATTACAAATCCATGCTAGCGGTTGGGAGTTCAAAAAACCTTGCCGAAGAGTGGGAACCAACAAATTCGTGGTTGCGTTAAGTGACCACTCAGACTTTAATGAGTTGCTAGAGTATGTAGAACGCTGCAACCCAAAATTGGTAATAACCGACAAGCACCGCTCAGAAGCTGCAAACATTTTTGCAAAAGAAATTCAAAAAAGGCTAAAAATTCCTGCCCGAGCAGCTCCAAATTAA